Proteins from one Aspergillus nidulans FGSC A4 chromosome VIII genomic window:
- a CDS encoding uncharacterized protein (transcript_id=CADANIAT00002163), producing the protein MKQGAVWSLVNQSLSHFAPSVLNYADEILREVHEDQQNGWPDNETDESDENEEDGVDENEGESEESEAEDSESDSEYVYLSIEFIHFFHEPYCRVGIRATHSDETDNGESLLDDLMESKLTDRSALEWLQVQCGKAGDIA; encoded by the coding sequence ATGAAGCAAGGCGCCGTGTGGAGTCTCGTCAATCAGAGCCTGTCGCATTTCGCCCCAAGCGTGCTTAACTATGCCGACGAGATACTGCGGGAGGTCCACGAGGACCAACAGAACGGCTGGCCAGACAATGAGACTGATGAAAGTGacgaaaatgaagaagacggtgtggatgagaatgagggcGAGAGTGAAGAGAGTGAGGCGGAAGACTCTGAAAGTGACAGTGAATATGTTTACCTCAGCATTGAGTTTATTCATTTCTTCCACGAGCCTTACTGTCGAGTCGGTATCCGGGCTACCCATTCGGATGAGACTGACAATGGCGAGTCTTTGTTGGATGACTTGATGGAGTCGAAGCTTACAGACCGGAGTGCTTTGGAGTGGCTGCAGGTCCAATGCGGCAAGGCTGGAGACATTGCCTAA
- a CDS encoding uncharacterized protein (transcript_id=CADANIAT00002164), with protein sequence MPGTIIITGGNDSLAVPATQLLAKYPEHTIILTQRNPQTINQPTSNSRVYVKKLDLEDFSAVHAFANAVATDVQVGKIPPLTSIICNAYHWNLRTAPELTGDGYEKTFQVNHIAHAALVLRLLGHFDSVSGCCIVLFISDAHWTGKNSLEKYPPVIRKANGLDALVSCQLGLSQSQSTWAAGSSGPFPWQDHCGGSQPGEPGRLARITGERAIPSDRFINACDHSQIEILQGP encoded by the exons ATGCCTGGCACAATTATTATCACTGGCGGAAACGATTCTCTCGCTGTCCCTGCCACCCAGCTCCTCGCAAAGTACCCAGAGCACACCATAATCCTGACACAGCGCAACCCCCAGACAATCAACCAGCCCACCAGCAATAGCAGAGTGTACGTTAAAAAGCTGGACCTCGAAGACTTTTCTGCCGTCCACGCCTTTGCTAATGCCGTCGCGACAGATGTTCAAGTTGGCAAAATTCCACCGCTGACCAGCATCATCTGCAACGCTTACCACTGGAATCTCCGCACCGCTCCCGAACTGACAGGTGACGGGTATGAGAAAACCTTCCAGGTAAATCATATTGCTCATGCCGCACTCGTTCTCCGCCTGCTCGGTCATTTCGATTCTGTCTCGGGCTGCTGTATCGTCCTGTTCATCAGTGATGCCCACTGGACTGGGAAAAACAGCCTGGAAAAGTATCCCCCTGTCATTCGGAAGGCGAACGGTTTGGATGCTCTGGTGAGCTGCCAGCTCGGCCtgagccaaagccagagcacATGGGCCGCGGGTTCCAGCG GACCATTCCCTTGGCAAGATCACTGCGGTGGCAGTCAACCCGGGGAACCCGGCAGACTCGCGCGCATTACGGGTGAACGCGCCATCCCTTCTGACCGTTTTATCAATGCTTGTGATCATAGTCAAATAGAGATTCTACAGGGCCCATAG
- a CDS encoding uncharacterized protein (transcript_id=CADANIAT00002165), translated as MASLSLNQLRATQRLCLHLNKDYPDFTFLQTTPQYHILSMENWSKTAWANPTCIVRPANTSVLQDTVRLLSSHYVPFAVRSGDHMPPPLGANINAGVLISLSSLDEKNYDPERDVIEVGGGLKWRDVYSYLDEYKVTVVGGRVLESEWGFLYSEQISKSSLPTVPWSTPTDHPIKTSSVPSKAGPITSVRISKQIRLPGLNYLQASSRHLLCTPTPSTLFENMLGHLPRLLTAAYEFQQSDAAEGHAKFMLQAFIAGGTISAVMNMIYIQPEPNPSAFAPFASISTVDDLTRIQTLTKMMSGQMVPDNHR; from the exons ATGGCCTCCCTATCTTTGAACCAATTGCGAGCCACCCAGcgcctctgcctccatcTCAATAAAGACTATCCCGACTTCACGTTCCTCCAGACAACTCCCCAGTATCACATACTTTCTATGGAGAACTGGTCCAAAACTGCCTGGGCTAACCCGACATGCATCGTCAGGCCTGCCAACACTTCGGTCCTGCAAGACACTGTTCGTCTTCTATCGTCCCATTATGTTCCTTTTGCGGTCAGGTCTGGCGACCACATGCCACCGCCGTTGGGAGCCAACATTAACGCGGGGGTCTTGatcagcctctccagcctggATGAAAAGAATTATGACCCCGAGCGGGACGTTATAGAGGTGGGGGGCGGGCTCAAATGGAGAGATGTCTATTCCTACCTTGACGAGTACAAGGTTACCGTAGTGGGGGGAAGAGTACTTGAGTCGGAGTGGGGGTTCTTATACTCGGAG CAAATTTCCAAGTCGTCGTTGCCAACGGTTCCTTGGTCAACTCCAACAGATCATCCCATCAAGACCTCTTCTGTGCCCTCAAAGGCGGGGCCAATAACTTCGGTGCGTATCTCCAAACAAATCAGGCTCCCCGGTCTTAACTATCTCCAGGCATCGTCGCGGCATTTACTCTGTACACCTACCCCATCCACCTTATTTGAG AACATGCTTGGGCACTTGCCTCGTCTTCTCACCGCGGCTTATGAGTTTCAACAGTCCGACGCAGCGGAGGGACATGCAAAATTTATGCTCCAGGCATTTATAGCAGGCGGGACGATCAGCGCCGTCATGAACATGATCTATATTCAGCCCGAGCCCAACCCATCTGCCTTTGCGCCGTTCGCATCAATTTCCACCGTCGACGACTTAACCCGGATCCAGACATTGACGAAAATGATGAGTGGGCAGATGGTGCCTGACAACCATCGGTAA